Proteins encoded in a region of the Ornithodoros turicata isolate Travis chromosome 3, ASM3712646v1, whole genome shotgun sequence genome:
- the LOC135387046 gene encoding uncharacterized protein LOC135387046, protein MKQAEILDQLRPLPLTLAGDGRCDSPGHTALYGTYTLLETAANRIVHFELVKSTEVSSSNAMEAYGLQKCLAFLEVHDMTVDTLVTDCHSGIKAMLRRLCPHIKHRFDVWHVVKGVKKKLLALSRSTKHQVVQLWIESLTRHAHWCPRTSGDDGDLCLAKWMSAVNHIVDIHEHDKPLYPICYHGALSEPRQWLREGKH, encoded by the exons ATGAAACAAGCAGAGATCCTTGACCAGCTTCGGCCACTGCCCCTGACCCTTGCCGGGGATGGCAGGTGCGACTCACCCGGCCACACTGCATTGTATGGCACCTACACGCTTCTGGAGACTGCAGCCAACCGTATCGTGCACTTCGAGTTGGTTAAG TCTACTGAGGTCAGCAGTAGCAATGCAATGGAAGCCTATGGTCTACAGAAATGCCTCGCCTTTCTCGAGGTACATGACATGACTGTGGACACCCTGGTCACCGACTGCCATTCTGGCATCAAAGCCATGCTAAGGCGACTGTGCCCACACATAAAGCACAGATTTGATGTGTGGCATGTTGTCAAAG GAGTCAAGAAAAAGCTCTTGGCTCTCAGTCGCTCAACGAAACACCAAGTTGTGCAGCTCTGGATTGAGAGCTTGACAAGACATGCGCATTGGTGTCCGCGTACAAGCGGGGATGATGGGGACCTATGTCTTGCAAAGTGGATGTCAGCAGTTAACCACATCGTTGACATCCATGAGCACGACAAGCCATTGTACCCGATTTGCTACCACGGCGCACTTTCTGAACCACGACAATGGCTCAGAGAAGGTAAACACTGA